The genomic interval GAATACCGTTATACGTTCGAAATCACTACCGACCGCGATGCGGATTATGTATTCCACTCTAACTCCGGCCATGATGTTTTAAAATACAGTGGCGTGCGCATCTTCATTACTGGTGAAAATGTGACGCCTAATTTCGCCGTCAGTGACTATGCGATGGCTTTTGATCAACTGACATTCGGCGACCGCTACATCTGGCTTCCACTTATCCGGCTTTACCATGAAGCCTATCCTGTACTGACCGCTCCACGGCCGTCGGTCGACGAAATTTTTCGTAACAAAACAGATTTCTGTGCCTATGTTATGTCCAACACAACAAACAGCGCGGAGGAACGCATCCGGATCTTCGATCTGCTCTCCGCCTACAAACCCGTCAACTCCGGCGGACGCTGGCGCAATAATGTTGGTGGACGGGTCGCGGATAAACTGGCATTTCAGTCAAAGCATAAATTTGTGATAGCTTTTGAAAACTGCTCGCACCCTGGCTACCTGACCGAAAAATTCGCCGAGGCCGCAGCGGCAAATGCCGTTCCGGTCTACTGGGGAGATCCAACCATCGGAAAGCTGTTCAACGCAAAAGCCTTTATCAACTGCCATGATTTCCAAACTCTGGAGGAAGCGGTTGAACAGGTTAAACGGATTGATCAGGACGATAACCTCTACCGGCAGATGCTGGCAGAGCCATGGTTCCCGGGAGGAATCGAGCCGGAATGCCTGCGCGACAAAGCCTTCGCGGACTTCCTCTCAAATATTTTTGATCAGGATCCAAAGACCGCCTTCCGCCGCAACCGCGGACGCTGGGGTCTGAAAAATGAACAGAATCTGTACGATATGTGCCACCGCCCGTATATTCACGGCTATAAACTTTTCCGCAAAGGCTGGCGAAACTTCTGCCACACATTTCTACCCCGCCGCAAAATGCATTAAGAAAGATCTCCGTATGAAAATCCACGCCTACATAATCAATCTGCAACATGCGACCAAGCGCTGGGAGCACATGCGCAATAATCTGGAATCCCTGGGCATTCCCTACACCCGGATTGAAGCGGTTTATGGCGACCAGCTTGCCGATCCAGTTGAGGGGTATAACGAACATAAGTACAATGTCCTCACCGGAAAAGTTACCAACAAACGCGAAATCGGATGCTACTTCAGCCACATGAAGGCAATGGAAGAATTTCTCAAGAGCGATCAACCTTATGCATTGATTCTTGAGGACGACGTCACCCTTCCCAAAGAAATCGAACAACTGCTTGCCAGCGCCATTCAACATGGGAAACACTGGGAGATGATTCGGCTGACCTCATCGAGAAACAGCACCTTTCTTCCTTTTGCCCGGCTATCGGAAAATCATGAGCTGGCTTATAATCTCCGGGTATTGAAAAACACCGGAGCCTACTTTGTGAACCGCCATGCCGCACGCTGTTGCACGACAAAAATGCTTCCCATGTGCCTCCCGTATGACGTGGCACTGGATCGCGACTGGGATTACGGCTTTAAAACCGCATGTATTGCGCCGCTGCCGGTTAAACTCGAAGCAGAATTCCCCGGACAGATTCCCAGAGCAAAACGAATCTACTTCTACCGTGCCACAACCTTCCACCTTTTCCACCTGCTTACATGGTTTGAACGGCGCTTCCATAGATACCGCTATTTACGGGATGCACGGACGCGCAGGAGATAAATGATGATTGTGGTCCGAATAACTGGAGGACTGGGTAATCAGATGTTCCAATACGCATTTGCACGAGCACTGCAATCCCGGGGAAAAAAGGTAATTGCCCAATGGCACGGAAGTCGCACCATATTACGGCATTGGGAACTTGATGCCGCATTTGACTTGCCTTTATCGAAAAAAATCACCGTCACCAACACCCATTCTCTGCTGAATATTTATGCGTGGGCTTTGCGCAAAACCAGCCGACAGCGCGAACCTGCCGATATGAGTTTCAATCCGCGCTTTCTGGAAATAAATGGCGGCTATATTGACGGCTATTGGCAGACAGAAAAATATTTTGCCGATATCGCAGAAACGATTCGGAACGATTTCCAATTCAAACCTCTCTCAGGGACTGAAAATCTCCGGTTGCAGACAATCATCGCCGCCCGCCCCTGCGTCTCGGTACATGTCCGCAGAAGCGACTATGTGGGACATTCTGGACTGGGCGATATCTGCACCCCAGATTATTATCGCCGGGCTCTCGGAAAACTTAATTCCATTTATCCCGGTTGCACCCCGATCATTTTTTCTGACGACATACCGTACTGCCGCGGCCTTTTCGCCGGACAGGAGGCCGTTTATACCGGATGGAATTGCGGGGCAAACAGCTGGATGGATATGGCACTCATGTCGCAGTGTACCCACCACATTATCGCCAACAGCTCGTTTAGCTGGTGGGGTGCATGGCTCAGCTCAAAAAATAACAAGCTCACTATAGCGCCTAATCGATGGTTCACCGAAACCTCAGAATCAACCAATAGGGATATCTACCCTGACCAGTGGATTTTAATTGAATAAAGCAGTGCTGCAGAACCATAGACATTCCTGAGGAATAAATATGATGACTAGATTATTAAAAAAAATTAGGAAAAAATATTGGAACATAAAACGAAAGCATTCTGTGAAGTGTGAAGTAGCAACAGGAACTTGTTTCGGTCGAGGATGCTTTGTCGATGCCAAGTCGCAAGTGGGCTCATATACATCAATCAACACCTATTCAATCGTAACCAAAACTTCAATCGGAAATTACTGCTCCATCGGAAACTTCGTCACAATAGGCCCGGGCGAACACGATATGGGGAGAATAAGTACGAGTTCTATATTTTATAAAAATCCCTACGAGGAACTGACACAAAAAAGGTGCGTCATTGGGAACGATGTATGGATCGGGAATTTTGCTTTTATTCGAAGAGGTGTAACCATTGGCGATGGTGCCGTTATTGGAGCGCATGCGGTAGTCACGCAAGACGTCCCCCCGTTTGCAATCGTCGCAGGAGTTCCTGCAAGAATGATAAGAATGCGTTTTGATGAAGAAAAGATGCACCGCATTATGGCATCACAATGGTGGAACTTACCCATTAATGAAGCTTCGCGCGCAGTGGAGCTATTAAAATGATAAATGCATAAATGTACGACGGAATATGAACCGCTGGGTTTAGTGCAATGATGATAAGAATCTTGATTCGGCCTACTTACTGCGGGCAATAAAGATATCATGTTCGATGTGCCAGCGCAGATTATTCCTGCGCGCCCAGTCAACTAAGCAGTCAATATCGGGATAATCGGCATATGCAGGGATTGAAGGATCGAAGCAACGGATGTCATCAATCAGCACCGTCACAGATTCGAAGCGTGATAGATTTTTTTCGATATTTTCCAGCTCATCACGTACAGGACAATCACTCGGCCCCTGATGCGTACTGCCGCCGGAATAATGTCCATCAAGCCAGAAGTTCACTTTACCGCTCAACGTCGGCAGCAACGTCGGGAACACTCCCTCCGACAACCCGTGAATGACGCGGATGCGAGAGTCATTATGAAACCGTTTCTCGGCTCGTTCGAACAATGTTCGTTCCGGTTCAATGGTGTAGACCATTTTTGATACAGATGCCAATAATGCAGCAGTATCACCAAGAAAAGTGCCGGTCTCAACCCATGTAGCGTTCCTGGCCCCCAGCCGCAATAAAATGCTCCGTTTAATCCATGTGGGGCTCGGAGACTCATAGCCGCGCGCCATCCACTTCCTGTATTCCCGTCGCGTCCTCAATTTTTCATTTAGATTGCCAAGGATGCCCATAATCTTCCCCACTTATTCCAACAATCACCGGCGAGCCGCACAAGGCCGCCTGTCATGGAAATAGGTTTTAGCATTACGCCTGATAGTGTCCACGATTTTTGTATATTTATTTCAATATCATTAAAATCCGGGATTCAATCATAGACACGGATCCATGATTGCGATGTGTTCTGTACGAAGATTACGGCTCAACGGCACGGCTCTATCAGCACCCGGAGCTGAAAATCTGATTGACTGTTCTATCTTGCTGCACGATAGATAACACATTGATTTGCAGGATAATCAGCATCCGCGCTGAATCCCTTTGCGACTTATTCCGCCCACAATGTAGTAATGGTATTATGACGTCTGACATTTTCAATAAACTGCGGTCTCTTGAAGACGCCCTTCGTGATTACACCGGAAGTTCCCGCCCGCTTCCGGCGGTACTAAATCAACGTCGGTTGAATATTTTAGCGACACACCTCGGATATCACCCCGCGACTCCTTGTCCTGCAGTATATGTGGTCGGAGACAGTCACAGCGCTTTCTTCTCCGGAGCTGAAGCTCTGCTGTTCCACAAGGCGTATCGTGTTTTTACAGGATTTTTCCGGGTCACGCATATCAATGTGTGTACCGAACTGCTTCCGGTTTTCCGTGTTTTTCATCTTGGTGCAGCAACAGCCTGGCAGGCCGCCTCAAAAGGCTCATCTGAACGTGCCTGTGAAAAATTGAATGTACTGCTGAGAAAAAAGGTCATTCCGAAAGGCGCAACGATTCTGCTCGTTTTCGGAGAAATTGATATCCGGTGCCACATCCCCAAGGCGATCCTGTCCGGAAAAAAATCCACAGAAGAAGCGGTTAACTCAACCGTTGATCGCTTCCTTAAACTGCCCCTTGATTTAAAGGAACGGGGATACCGCCCTGTTATATGGCTACCCGCTTTAAACGCCAAACTCCCTCCCACTGAAGATATTGAAAACACTGCATCCCTGCCGGCCATCGGGCCTCAATCGCTGCGTGATGAACTCACCCGGCTCTATTGCAGCATCCTGAAAGAAAAAGCTTCCTCATGCGGACTGAAAACCAGCGGATTATCCACTGATGTTTCAGTTCCTGAAGAAGATCGTTATCTGGACTCGGTGCATCTTTCGCAAAACCTGATGCCAAAAGCGCTGGAAGTTCTAATTGATGACGGCGTGCTGCCAATCATTCCAGCATAAGAATGATCCATCGCTTCCATTTATTCTATAAACTGCTTGTCATAAAGGCTCTTATAGAGTGCATCCGCAACGTAAAGTTCCGCATGCGTTCCGGAAGCGCGCACCATCCCGTTCTCCATCACAATAATGCGGTCGGCCATTCGGATCGTGCTGAACCGGTGAGCAATCAGGATGACGGTTTTCCCCTGTACCAACTCATTCAGCGCCAGCTGTACCTTCTCTTCGCTTTCGGAGTCCAGTG from Kiritimatiellaceae bacterium carries:
- a CDS encoding glycosyltransferase — protein: MKDEKLSVRIAAVDFGSEKFMLGMVLKLAEYRYTFEITTDRDADYVFHSNSGHDVLKYSGVRIFITGENVTPNFAVSDYAMAFDQLTFGDRYIWLPLIRLYHEAYPVLTAPRPSVDEIFRNKTDFCAYVMSNTTNSAEERIRIFDLLSAYKPVNSGGRWRNNVGGRVADKLAFQSKHKFVIAFENCSHPGYLTEKFAEAAAANAVPVYWGDPTIGKLFNAKAFINCHDFQTLEEAVEQVKRIDQDDNLYRQMLAEPWFPGGIEPECLRDKAFADFLSNIFDQDPKTAFRRNRGRWGLKNEQNLYDMCHRPYIHGYKLFRKGWRNFCHTFLPRRKMH
- a CDS encoding glycosyltransferase family 25 protein encodes the protein MKIHAYIINLQHATKRWEHMRNNLESLGIPYTRIEAVYGDQLADPVEGYNEHKYNVLTGKVTNKREIGCYFSHMKAMEEFLKSDQPYALILEDDVTLPKEIEQLLASAIQHGKHWEMIRLTSSRNSTFLPFARLSENHELAYNLRVLKNTGAYFVNRHAARCCTTKMLPMCLPYDVALDRDWDYGFKTACIAPLPVKLEAEFPGQIPRAKRIYFYRATTFHLFHLLTWFERRFHRYRYLRDARTRRR
- a CDS encoding alpha-1,2-fucosyltransferase — translated: MMIVVRITGGLGNQMFQYAFARALQSRGKKVIAQWHGSRTILRHWELDAAFDLPLSKKITVTNTHSLLNIYAWALRKTSRQREPADMSFNPRFLEINGGYIDGYWQTEKYFADIAETIRNDFQFKPLSGTENLRLQTIIAARPCVSVHVRRSDYVGHSGLGDICTPDYYRRALGKLNSIYPGCTPIIFSDDIPYCRGLFAGQEAVYTGWNCGANSWMDMALMSQCTHHIIANSSFSWWGAWLSSKNNKLTIAPNRWFTETSESTNRDIYPDQWILIE
- a CDS encoding CatB-related O-acetyltransferase, encoding MMTRLLKKIRKKYWNIKRKHSVKCEVATGTCFGRGCFVDAKSQVGSYTSINTYSIVTKTSIGNYCSIGNFVTIGPGEHDMGRISTSSIFYKNPYEELTQKRCVIGNDVWIGNFAFIRRGVTIGDGAVIGAHAVVTQDVPPFAIVAGVPARMIRMRFDEEKMHRIMASQWWNLPINEASRAVELLK